ACGTTTTTGTGCCATGGGGGACGAACGCGGATTGTTCATCCTGATCAACACCCATAAAAAAAGGGAATGGTTCCCTTCAGGGGACAAGGCCATCCCTTCAGATTTCAAAGCCACTATCTCCCACCAGGGACAGCAATACGGCATCAATTTCCACAACGAAATCCTATTGACCCATGAACTTAAATCAAATCACCATTCCTTCAACGAATTTGTTTAAATCCGTGCCCTTTTATCAAAAACTCGGGCTACAGATGATCGTGGATTCAGTCCCCCGTTATGCCCGGTTTGTCTGTCCCGACGGGACGACGACGTTCTCCATTCATCATTCGGAAAAAATGGCCTCCGGCGGGGAAGGCATACAGGTCTATTTTGAATGCGACGACCTGGAGCAGGAAGTCAACCGTCTCAAAGCCGAAGGGCTCGAATTTGAGCACGACCCTGTGGACCAGGTCTGGCTCTGGAAAGAAGCCCGGCTCAGGGATCCAGACGGCCACCTGCTCGTGTTATACCATGCGGGAACGAATAGAGTGAATCCGCCTTGGAGGGTCGAAAGTTAATTCCGTTCAAGAGGATAGAGGAGCATTTTAGGTGGTAACTTTCAGCTTTGAGGGTCGGCTTTTTTATATATTTGGAAAAGCTTCGAAGACCGGGAAGATTTTGGCCAGCACATTTTTTAAATTTACAGAACATCAGCATATCTATGGACGCATTAAACCTGAAAGATTTCCCTTCCATCACTTTTGACAAGATCCGGTACGGGGATACAGACCGCCAGGGGCATGTGAACAATGCCGTTTTTTCAACTTTCCTGGAAACGGGCAGGGTTGAATTATTATTCAATGCAGGGCCGTCTTCTCTTTCCGGGGAGACTGGTATGGTCATTGCCTCCCTCAAACTTAATTTTCTCAGAGAAGTTAAATGGCCCGGCAAGGTCGACATCGGAACAGGAATCATTAAACTTGGTAACAGCTCTATCACCATTTTTCAAAAAATATTCCAAAATGAAGTATGCGTGGCCACTGCGGAAACGGTGATTGTTCAGGTGGACAATACCAGTGGTCAGAGCAAACCCTTGACGGATAATGCGAGGAAAGCTTTAGAAAGGTTTTTGATTATGGAAAGCTGAAAAGAGCATAAAAATAAGCCCGCAAGGACATCAGGGTGGTTGATTATTAGACTTCCGATGGTGGCAGCTTTAAGCCTTGACCATCGAATTCTTTTTTTGTGGCATGCATCAGCCATCAAGGTCTGCCAATACCTTTCCTGTCAAATTGGTTTTGACCATTTAACCGCCGAATATAATCAGGTGCAGAGCACCTTAACCTTTGTCACCAAACAAGGGGGGAAGAGGATTCAAGGTGCAGCGCACCGCAACCTAAATCTCCGACCATAGAAAAAATGTTGCGGTAGCCAGTCCTCGGCATATGATGCCGGGGCGCTGTACCTTAAATTGATTTTAGAATCTTTTTACAACAAATTTTTAGGTCTTGCCTGGCTGCCAGACAGGTGCTCTGTACCTATTATAAATTTCGGTGGTTGAATTAAATTATAAGCCATGTAAAGCCTTCCATCGGTGCCAGCAGGATTTTCTCAAAGGCAGTACATCCGTTAAAATCTGCCCAACCCGTTTTATCAGCGCTCCTCAATTATTTTGAACACAGATCAGGTGGATGGAAGGGATTTTTACTGATTTATAGCCCCCCGATGGCCATTTGATCGTTTTGTATCGTGCCGGAGCAAATCGGATCAATCCAACCTGGAGGGTTAAGGTTTAATTTTTCGT
This sequence is a window from Lewinellaceae bacterium. Protein-coding genes within it:
- a CDS encoding acyl-CoA thioesterase → MDALNLKDFPSITFDKIRYGDTDRQGHVNNAVFSTFLETGRVELLFNAGPSSLSGETGMVIASLKLNFLREVKWPGKVDIGTGIIKLGNSSITIFQKIFQNEVCVATAETVIVQVDNTSGQSKPLTDNARKALERFLIMES
- a CDS encoding VOC family protein yields the protein MNLNQITIPSTNLFKSVPFYQKLGLQMIVDSVPRYARFVCPDGTTTFSIHHSEKMASGGEGIQVYFECDDLEQEVNRLKAEGLEFEHDPVDQVWLWKEARLRDPDGHLLVLYHAGTNRVNPPWRVES